Proteins encoded in a region of the Streptomyces sp. NBC_00310 genome:
- a CDS encoding S-adenosylmethionine:tRNA ribosyltransferase-isomerase — MTTAAVGVPEELHARVPAEQRGPGLDRDDVRLLVSRGTEVSHHGFAELPGLLRAGDLLVVNTSPTLAAAVDGAVGHARVVVHFSTRGDDGRWAVELRDPDGGGTTRARAGGPAGTEVRLPRDVRLVLEEPLSERGERLWWARTSSSALAGVLREHGRPIRYSYTERDQPLSVYQTVFALPSEDGAGSAEMPSAGRPFTARLVAELVSRGVQFAPVVLHTGVASAEAHEPPYPERFAVPEASARLINAARAGDGRVIAVGTTAVRAVESATGSDGVVRAREGWTDLVVTPERGVRVVDGLLTGLHEPEASHLLMLEAVAGRAAIDRAYEAAGGARYLWHEFGDVHLILPEVLPSKGPHTEHCGSNCR, encoded by the coding sequence ATGACGACGGCGGCGGTGGGCGTCCCGGAGGAGTTGCACGCACGCGTGCCCGCCGAGCAGCGCGGGCCGGGCCTCGACCGGGACGACGTACGGCTGCTGGTCTCACGCGGTACGGAGGTGTCGCACCACGGGTTCGCGGAGCTGCCGGGGCTGCTGAGGGCGGGGGACCTGCTGGTCGTCAACACCTCGCCGACGCTGGCGGCGGCGGTGGACGGGGCGGTCGGGCACGCGCGCGTGGTGGTGCACTTCTCCACGCGGGGTGACGACGGGCGGTGGGCCGTGGAGCTGCGGGATCCGGACGGCGGCGGCACCACGCGCGCGCGTGCGGGCGGTCCCGCGGGGACGGAGGTGCGGCTTCCCCGTGATGTGCGGCTGGTCCTGGAGGAGCCGCTGAGCGAGCGGGGCGAGCGGCTGTGGTGGGCCCGTACGTCATCTTCGGCCCTCGCCGGGGTGCTCCGGGAGCACGGGCGTCCGATTCGTTACTCCTACACGGAGCGGGATCAGCCGTTGTCCGTCTATCAGACGGTGTTCGCGCTGCCGTCGGAGGACGGGGCGGGGAGTGCGGAGATGCCGAGTGCGGGGCGGCCGTTCACGGCGCGGCTGGTGGCGGAGCTGGTGAGCCGGGGTGTGCAGTTCGCGCCGGTCGTGCTGCACACCGGGGTGGCGTCGGCGGAGGCGCACGAGCCGCCGTATCCGGAGCGGTTCGCGGTGCCGGAGGCGTCGGCGCGGCTGATCAACGCGGCGCGGGCGGGTGACGGCCGGGTCATAGCCGTGGGGACGACGGCGGTGCGGGCCGTGGAGTCGGCCACCGGGTCCGACGGCGTCGTACGGGCCCGGGAGGGCTGGACGGATCTGGTGGTGACGCCGGAGCGCGGCGTGCGGGTGGTGGACGGGCTGCTGACCGGGCTGCACGAGCCGGAGGCCTCGCATCTGCTGATGCTGGAGGCGGTCGCGGGGCGGGCGGCGATCGACCGCGCGTACGAGGCGGCGGGCGGCGCGCGCTACCTGTGGCACGAGTTCGGGGACGTGCACCTCATCCTGCCGGAAGTCCTGCCGTCGAAGGGGCCTCACACAGAGCATTGCGGCAGCAACTGCCGGTGA
- a CDS encoding transglycosylase SLT domain-containing protein: MPMNANILRNRLALTKTHKLSFAGVAAVGAASLAFSLVPAEAQTSAQTVSAAPVAFSQSATQAAKASVTDQAADADKKAAAAAAAKKAEQERAKKEAASRSAKRAAQVKAAAAKSYPNNLDGWIREALDIMKKHKIPGTYNGLHKNIMRESSGNPNAINNWDINAINGVPSIGLLQVIKPTFDAYHVPGTAKSQYDPVANLTAAANYAADRYGSIDNVNSAY, from the coding sequence ATGCCCATGAACGCCAACATCCTCCGCAACCGCCTCGCGCTGACCAAGACCCACAAGCTCTCGTTCGCCGGAGTGGCCGCCGTCGGCGCCGCCTCCCTCGCGTTCTCGCTGGTGCCGGCCGAGGCTCAGACCTCCGCGCAGACGGTTTCCGCGGCGCCGGTGGCGTTCAGTCAGAGCGCGACCCAGGCCGCGAAGGCGAGCGTCACGGACCAGGCGGCCGACGCCGACAAGAAGGCCGCCGCTGCCGCCGCCGCGAAGAAGGCCGAGCAGGAGCGCGCGAAGAAGGAGGCCGCGAGCCGGTCCGCCAAGCGCGCCGCCCAGGTCAAGGCCGCCGCCGCGAAGTCGTACCCGAACAACCTGGACGGCTGGATCCGCGAGGCGCTCGACATCATGAAGAAGCACAAGATCCCGGGCACCTACAACGGCCTGCACAAGAACATCATGCGGGAGTCCTCGGGCAACCCGAACGCCATCAACAACTGGGACATCAACGCCATCAACGGCGTCCCGTCGATCGGTCTGCTCCAGGTCATCAAGCCGACCTTCGACGCGTACCACGTCCCCGGCACGGCCAAGAGCCAGTACGACCCGGTCGCCAACCTGACGGCCGCCGCGAACTACGCCGCCGACCGCTACGGCTCGATCGACAACGTCAACAGCGCTTACTGA
- a CDS encoding ABC transporter ATP-binding protein/permease codes for MPELVLELNGQTWTLDPSRAYTLGRDPQGDIVFDDARVSWRHATISFSGRSWVIEDHGSTNGTFAQGQRIHQLEIGPGSAVHLGNATDGPRLNLSGAAASVAQPQQQPYAAQGASAGYAAQQAPQQQAPQAGWQQPQAAQVPHQQGFPQQGPGGGAGAPPVYGDRSPTTFHHLSLGRVMRIGRALENELVVSDLQVSRNHAEFHATPDGRFEIRDLGSHNGTFVNGMPIAKGGTALLGPNDIVGVGHSTFRIIGDRLEEFVDTGDVSFSARHLTVTVDGGKQILKDVSFGVPEKSLIAVIGPSGSGKSTLLKALTGYRPANQGDVLYDNRNLYKQFAELRQRIGLVPQDDILHKELTVKKALKYAAKLRFPADTTAKERDARIDEVLRELKLDIHKDKKVTSLSGGQRKRVSVALELLTKPSLIFLDEPTSGLDPGMDRDVMQLLRGLADDGRTVLVVTHSVAELAICDKLLVMAPGGSVAYFGPPEEALNFFGYDTWADVFSAFENYRDYDWAGRWKGSQHYQMYAADIDAVAPQSVHMPPPQSMRPPKPQGWFSQLGTLVRRYVSVIASDKGFLALTVILPAVLGAVSLLIDPDKDLLVRGVNKATGLPIPNGTATTVLLILAVGACFAGAANSVRELIKERVIYERERATGLSRSAYLMSKVIVLGAVTVFQGAMVGAIGFSSRTIPDESLIFGTGKFAVMLELSIPIMGLGFTSMMFGLVISSLVKTAEKTMPLLVMFAIVQVVFTGCLFALHGSPGVNEFSYLMPSRWAVAAAGATLDFNNISPPKEAGDTDPLWDHTVGAYSLDMIALIVLGVICGVLVARFLRRHEPEVMRK; via the coding sequence GTGCCGGAACTCGTACTGGAATTGAACGGACAAACCTGGACGCTCGATCCGTCCAGGGCATATACCCTCGGACGTGATCCGCAGGGGGACATCGTGTTCGACGACGCCAGGGTGTCCTGGCGTCACGCCACGATCAGCTTCAGCGGCCGTAGTTGGGTGATCGAGGACCACGGCAGCACCAACGGCACCTTCGCGCAGGGCCAGCGGATCCACCAACTGGAGATCGGCCCCGGCTCGGCCGTGCACCTGGGCAACGCGACCGACGGCCCGAGACTCAACCTCTCCGGTGCCGCCGCGTCCGTCGCGCAGCCCCAGCAGCAGCCGTACGCCGCGCAGGGCGCGAGCGCCGGATACGCCGCCCAGCAGGCCCCGCAGCAGCAGGCCCCGCAGGCGGGCTGGCAGCAGCCGCAAGCGGCACAGGTCCCGCATCAGCAGGGCTTCCCGCAGCAGGGCCCCGGTGGTGGCGCGGGGGCGCCGCCGGTCTACGGCGACCGCAGCCCGACCACGTTCCACCACCTGTCACTCGGCCGCGTCATGCGCATCGGCCGTGCCCTGGAGAACGAACTGGTCGTCTCCGACCTCCAGGTCTCGCGCAACCACGCCGAGTTCCACGCGACGCCCGACGGGCGCTTCGAGATCCGCGACCTCGGCTCGCACAACGGCACGTTCGTCAACGGTATGCCGATCGCCAAGGGCGGCACGGCGCTCCTCGGCCCGAACGACATCGTCGGCGTCGGCCACTCGACGTTCCGCATCATCGGCGACCGCCTCGAAGAGTTCGTCGACACCGGTGACGTCTCCTTCTCCGCACGCCACCTGACGGTCACCGTCGACGGCGGCAAGCAGATCCTGAAGGACGTCTCCTTCGGCGTCCCGGAGAAGTCGCTCATCGCGGTCATCGGCCCGTCGGGCTCCGGCAAGTCCACCCTGCTGAAGGCGCTCACGGGCTACCGCCCCGCCAACCAGGGTGACGTCCTCTACGACAACCGGAACCTGTACAAGCAGTTCGCCGAGCTGCGCCAGCGCATCGGTCTGGTCCCGCAGGACGACATCCTGCACAAGGAGCTGACCGTCAAGAAGGCCCTCAAGTACGCGGCCAAGCTGCGCTTCCCCGCCGACACCACGGCCAAGGAGCGCGACGCCCGTATCGACGAGGTGCTGCGCGAGCTGAAGCTCGACATCCACAAGGACAAGAAGGTCACCTCCCTCTCCGGCGGCCAGCGCAAGCGCGTCTCGGTCGCCCTGGAGCTGCTGACCAAGCCGTCGCTGATCTTCCTGGACGAGCCGACCTCCGGCCTCGACCCGGGCATGGACCGCGACGTCATGCAGCTGCTGCGCGGCCTCGCCGACGACGGCCGTACGGTCCTGGTGGTCACCCACTCCGTGGCCGAGCTGGCGATCTGCGACAAGCTCCTGGTGATGGCCCCGGGCGGCTCGGTGGCGTACTTCGGTCCGCCCGAGGAGGCCCTGAACTTCTTCGGCTACGACACCTGGGCCGATGTCTTCTCCGCCTTCGAGAACTACCGCGACTACGACTGGGCGGGCCGCTGGAAGGGCTCGCAGCACTACCAGATGTACGCCGCGGACATCGACGCCGTCGCCCCGCAGTCGGTGCACATGCCGCCGCCGCAGTCGATGCGCCCGCCGAAGCCTCAGGGCTGGTTCTCCCAGCTCGGCACCCTGGTCCGGCGCTATGTCTCCGTCATCGCGTCCGACAAGGGCTTCCTCGCGCTGACGGTGATCCTGCCGGCCGTGCTCGGCGCGGTGAGCCTGCTCATCGACCCGGACAAGGACCTGCTGGTCCGGGGGGTGAACAAGGCCACCGGCCTGCCCATCCCGAACGGCACGGCCACCACGGTGCTGCTGATCCTCGCGGTCGGCGCGTGCTTCGCGGGAGCCGCCAACTCGGTCCGAGAACTGATCAAGGAACGGGTGATCTACGAGCGGGAGCGGGCGACCGGCCTGTCGCGTTCCGCGTACCTGATGTCCAAGGTGATCGTCCTCGGCGCGGTCACCGTGTTCCAGGGCGCCATGGTCGGCGCGATCGGCTTCTCCAGCCGGACCATCCCGGACGAGTCCCTGATCTTCGGCACCGGCAAGTTCGCCGTCATGCTCGAACTCTCCATCCCGATCATGGGGCTCGGCTTCACGTCCATGATGTTCGGCCTGGTCATCTCCTCGCTGGTGAAGACCGCCGAGAAGACGATGCCGCTGCTGGTGATGTTCGCGATCGTCCAGGTCGTCTTCACCGGCTGCCTCTTCGCCCTGCACGGCAGCCCCGGGGTCAACGAGTTCTCGTACCTGATGCCGTCGCGCTGGGCGGTCGCCGCCGCCGGTGCCACGCTGGACTTCAACAACATCAGCCCGCCCAAGGAGGCCGGCGACACGGACCCGCTGTGGGACCACACGGTCGGCGCCTACAGCCTCGACATGATCGCCCTCATCGTGCTCGGCGTGATCTGCGGTGTCCTCGTGGCCCGCTTCCTGCGCCGCCACGAGCCGGAGGTCATGCGGAAGTAG